The window AGAGGGTATATTCCCTTTCAAGGATTACGAGTGTTCACCCGAGAAGACTTAGAAGAAGGGCCACCTCTTTCCGCAAAGGAAGTTCGAACGTTGACACTCCTTCGCGAAATACCATTTGTTGTGCCGTTTAATAATCGAGTAGTGGCATTTCAATCGTTGATTTATCGAGATAAAACGGAACAACAAGGTGAACTGACGCACTTCATGCAAGGACCGTCGATACAAATATCGGTAAGAAGAAACTATCTCTACGAGGATGCGTTTGAGAAATTGTCACCGGAAAATGAGCCAGAATTGCGATTAAAAATGCGTGTACAGCTTTTTAATACAGCTGGTTTAGAAGAAGCTGGTGTAGACGGTGGTGGTCTGTTTAGAGAATTTTTATCGGAATTGTTAAAAACAAGCTTCGACCCTAACAGAGGCTTTTTCAGGCTTACCAAGGATAATATGCTGTATCCAAATCCTACAGTACAATTATTGGTTGACGATTTCCCGAagcattattattttatcggtAGAATTCTTGGAAAAGCTTTGTACGAGAATTTATTAGTCGAACTTCCGTTCGCAGAATTTTTTCTATCAAAGATCGTTGGACGTCAGTCAGACGTTGATGTTCATCATTTAGCTTCCTTAGATCCGATTATGTATAGGAACCTTTTGTACCTAAAAAGTTACAAAGGCGATGTTGCGGATCTTGGTTTGGATTTCACTGTATTATCGGATGAACTCGGTGAAAGACGAATCGATGAATTAAAACCAGGCGGTGCTAATATTCCTGTTACAAATCATAATCGTATCGAATATATTCATTTGATGGCCGATTATAAGTTAAATAAGCAGATTAGAGCGCAATGTTATGCATTCAAACAAGGTATAGGTAGTGTGATTCCCTTGGATTGGCTTCAAATGTTTAATAATAAGGAACTGCAAGTTTTGATATCGGGTGCACAAATCCCGGTCGATGTGAATGACTTAAAATTGCATACTAACTACACAGGAGGATATGCCCCTGATCATCCGACAATCATTGCATTTTGGAAAGTTGTTAATGAATTTAACGACCAGCAAAAAGGACAATTACTCAAATTCGTTACGAGCTGCAGTCGACCGCCTTTACTTGGATTTAAGGTACAACGCGGTTATTTCTTTTTTGATGACTAATCGATAGGTACgtgtatgtgtatataaatagatggatatacatataaatatatgttgATTTTTTTCTAGGAACTTGATCCGCCTTTTTGTATTCAACATGCCGGCAGTGTTGATCGCTTGCCGACTTCCAGTACCTGTATGAATCTGTTAAAGCTACCAGAATTTCCAGATGAGAAAACTCTACGCGAAAAACTTTTATATGCGATACAAGCTGGTGCAGGTTTCGAATTGAGTTAAGCTCaattttattctaattttaAGCAAATCCTTTTAGTTAAATCGATGATACCTGATTGTATATAAATTGTAAACGTAATTAACATTAAGCACGTATTTGAAAACAAACTACGAATGCAAAAGTTGTCATAATTCATTAATGGATAGGTGATTTGATGTTAATTAAGTGCTTTAAATATAATGTGTTTATTTATAACAGCGAGTAAGGACAAAACAGATTTCATTTGAGCCATTTTTTCGCCCGCCAGAGGGCAGAATAATTTGAGAAATCTTCGTCGGATCAGGCAATAAACACATAACATTGTAAGGAGGGGCCAATTAATTAGCGGTAACATCTATTAAGGAGATAACTACCAGTACAGTAAACGAACATGTATTGTTTGTAAAAATACGTTACATTATCCTACAGAATATATACCAACTTATgtgcatatatgtatacatccATATATACGCacacatatatgcatatatacaaaacacacacacacacacaacacATATTTCATTTGTTATAACTTTTCTGCCCTTGGCCTATAACTGTAAATTGtgtatattttttgtattcCATCATAATTACCGGCAActatatatcaatattaaatatacatgagagaatagtatatatgtatttatgaaTTCGTTAATTTagtgtaaataataaaaagtccTGAAGCGTTATATCTACatttattacaaatatgtaatttgaattttacaAATAGTGTTCTATGTTTTAATAAAGGTTGTACACAAATAGAGAATAGACTgtcttaaaatattaaaaatttcaactgaaatttatttaaatgaaacttaattacAATTAACtgcaaaattaaattatacattaagGACATTAAATCGTTCACCGGGTCATGTTTTCATACAGCACTCGTCCTTAGATATGTATCTATAAAAATGGTACACATATGTATTTAGTGTTAAAGCTTATGTCATTTGTGTAACATGGCGTCCAACGAGAGTAGCAATTTTCAAAAAGTTTTGGAGTTCAAAATTTATAAATGCTCCAGTTTTTCTTCATCCTATGTGCCAGAGTAAGTACTTTACTAGTATTTAAACGATTTTCCTTTGAATACATTTCgtaattataaaacaaaaatcagTTATTACATGGTAATGATTCTCTAACCTAAAACGACGGTTATGTTGAACGATAAGAACCACTATAtgtgaaattatgaaatgaataTTTGCATTAATTACGCCGGATTTTTCGCCaagtattaaaataatattttctttttctttttttagaaatatcCTTGTAGATAAACCATCGGATCAGACATCGCGCTGGTCTTCCGATATTGACACTTATCCACAGGTAAACATTGCTTAAGAATAACACGATTTATAATCAAAAGGTTGAAAACATTATTGCGAAATTTATAGAGATATTCAAATTACGAGTCTTTCttcaattacataaaaaaaatATCTGTTATTTTATGTCGCTGAAactaatatttcataataaatgTGTACAATGgataatttgaatttttcagtttcttaTATTGAAATTGCGATTTCCCTCGATTGTGAAAACAATTACATTTGGTAAATACGAGAAAACACATGTATGTAACGTAAAAAAGTTCAAGATATATGGCAGTTTAGAGCCACAAAACATGATGGAACTTCTAGAAAAGTAAGTGTTGAATTTGCAATAGAAAGGAATAATTTTAGGTGTATTTACATATTGTTAATTTTTACTGTCTTTTTCagtggtttaaaaaatgatTCAATATCAGAAACTTTTGATTTGAAGCATGTATTAGGAAatgaagaaaattattttccagTTAGGTACATAAAGATTGTTCCATTGCAATCGTGGGGTCCTAGTTTTAATTTCTCTATTTGGCATGTACAACTAACTGGTACTGATGATGTTAACATTTTAAAACCTAGTATCGAATGGTTTAGTGCggtaaatatataacaatatttaacTAAATGATAATGTTTCTTATGACAATATGTTTATGTTTTAAGTATTATACATACTTGTTCTGTACAAATATATTACAGTATCGGCAAAAAGAAGTTATAAGGCTGTGTATGAAACACTTTAGAAAGTTAGAGCAGTCCGAAATTGTAGAAACATTGCAAAGAGTTACTGGTGTTCCACTTGAAGACCCTACATTGACCAGATTATATGATTTATTGGTTAAAAAAGGTGACCACTTACAAGCTGAATGCTTCATAAGTAATGCTGTAATGAGTGAGTATTTTTCTCctttatttattgttttataatattCTGACATAATCTTAGAAAgtaatatgatttataatacaGTGGGTCTTTTAAATGACTATATCAATGCTCAGACTTATAGAGCAGTTTGGACTAAGTTATCATTCAATGATGGTAAACCAGGAATGAGAGGAGGCCACCAAATGGTGCTTGATCCAACTGCAGAACTTCTATATCTTTTTGGGGGGTGGGATGGCAATCAAGACCTTTCAGATTTGTGGGTGTATAATGTAGCTTCTAACAGATGGACCATTATATGTAAAGATACAGAAGCTGTGGTAAGTTgtcaaaagaaaatatatattattctcgATAGagaatttaaatgttaaattataGGGTGGTCCAAGCGCAAGATCTTGCCATAAAATGTGCCTTGACCCAGATCGCAGGCAACTGTTTACCCTTGGTAAATACTTGGATGCAGAATATAGAACGCCAGAAAATTTGAAAAGTGATTTTTTTGTATATGATATTGAATCGAACAAATGGACACAAATATCAGAAGATACGTTCGCCGTAGGAGGACCTCAATTAATTTTCGATCATCAAATGTCCATGGATGTTGAAAAACGGACAATTTACATATTTGGCGGTCGTGTTCTTGTATCTCCAACATGGTAAGTAAAACAACAGCTGCAATTGTATCGGTTGACGTTCTAATATGTTCATTTACAATCTACAGTTCCGACGATCACGTTATGATGTCAAGTTCAACTGAACCTATTTTTTCTGGATTGTATTCTTATCATGTACCAACTGGTACCTGGAACAAACTTGCCTGCGACATTGCAAGACCATGTCCTAATGCACCAACTATTAGATCTAGAGCTGGTCATTCTATGTTGTTTCATTCTGTATGTATGCATAATATCGTACAATGTATATCATGGATGTAgtataattgaaaaatttcatctTCTTACAGGGGTTGCGGAGATTATATATTTTCGCAGGTCAGAGAGGTAAAGAGGATCTTAGCGATTTTTTTACGTACGAAGTTGATACAAATCACATTGAACACATATTTAACGATTTCGGTTCTAAAGATTCAAATCATGTTCCGGCCGCTGGATTTACACAAAGAGCCACTATCGACCCTGAATTGGgagaaatatatgttttatcgGTTTGTATcatataattatttttgttaatcATATCCTTAATACAAACAACACTCATTAACAGTAGTATTTGAATTCTTTTCTATTCCTATTTATTCAGGGCTTAAGTAAAGACAAAGGTAAAAGATTTGATAGTGTTCAAAATTCTTTTTGGGTGTACAGTATTAAGAACAACAAATGGTCTTGCATTTATCGAAATGACAatgttggagagaaatattggAGTAAAATGCAAGATTATGAACCATGTCCACGATATGCGCATCAATTGGTTTATGATCACGTAAAGAAGGTTTgttgtatattatttataagaAATTGTTCTGTTCGTGCAGTATACAACAATAACGttacgtaatatattattaggtTCACTTTTTATTTGGAGGGAACCCTGGTAGATCCTGTCTTCCAAATTTACGTCTCAATGATTTTTGGCAATTAAAATTATGCAGACCGTCTCATGAACAAATCCTAAAGAGATGCAAGCTACTTATTAGAAAGCACAAATTCAAAGAGCTAGCTATGAACAATAGCGTCGAAGCACTCGAATATTTACAGACCAAAGTATCGGAAATTATTGATCATAACGATGTGGAACAAACGAAAGAGGTAGTAGCATTTTTTTAATCAGTAACGAATGAATACTGAATACTCCTTGCCAATGTTGCCTTTTCAAATGTATGCATTTCTTCGTTACAGTTTCAATTGTTAACATCCCTTCTATTCAGAGAACAAAACTCCTTGTTAGGAGAAGCCACAAATTCAAATAGTTCAGACGCCGTattaggaaatttaattaacatgGATACATCGTCGTTATGTTATTCTACTACGCGCGATATTCATAGTTTGAGAACTGAATTATACGATAAACTGACAGAATTTTTTCCTGAGTCATCGACACAACCCCGTGCTAATTTGATCGATCTTTTACCATTGTGATCcaacaataattaaaatttaattaaggaTATTTCGAAATGTAAAGCAGAGAGATTCCTTTCATTTTCGTGTAAAgacatttgctatgatatcgaacgaattttatctttaaaagAGGAACGTTATTTTTATAGCGTAATTCTTTGTATCATTttaaaaggaaaagaattcTCATAAAGCATGCAGCCTTCCCCTAACATATAAATACACAACTTCATTTCTTTTACATAAAGGATAACTTTTTTtgggaagaaaaaaagaaaaaagcatatatcgatatatatttCACCGTGATGCACTTTAGCGAGGAGTTGAACTGACAAAAATTTATCCTTTACATTTTTTTCTTATTGAGTTTTCGTTTACATTGGACTGTTCTAGCTGTTTTTACTACATGTAAATTTGTtagatttatttgttaattttatttcatagaATGCGATTAATaagtatcataattattcaCCCAAGTACTGTTACACATTGTTCAAATCGGTTCTCACTATTAACAAATCGGAATTATCTTGCCGATATATATTAACCGTGTGTCTACAAACAACTATCATTCTTAAAGCAATTAAAAATtgactattttttaaatttcttttttatccaGTGTGTATATACTGAAGGGATGCTTTACAAACTCGAACGAAAactcgttaaacgttgtaacgttaaTGAGAAATTGCAACATAAGTGCAACAAATAGGTGAcgcattaaaaaatatatattcttttatttttatggcTTCGCTTTGTTTgccatttaaaatattttatacaatgtaTTGTTATTGAAGCATCATCTGTACATCATGCGAAATAGGTCAAACtagcattaccatttatatTCGTAATAAGAATTTACTATACATATTTCACGATAAATGTTATAAAGCTTAGTATATAATAGTAAACTGTTATAAAGCATGGAAGCTTTCTATGCATACTATGTATATCCgcaatatgttttattatactCTATGTTTGTATTATTGCTACATCGCTATTTAAATAATCAGTTATCATGAAGAAGACGCGCCAGCATATTCGCTTGTGATAGAGTTGGTATAAAAAGCACTACCTTTGTTTTTGCGATCTTGTATATATTCTATGACCATAGGAAGTAATGGCTAAAGCCATCATTATTGTTAATCTTTTTGTATTATAAATGTTATTCAATGACATGCGCGGAACATCTTGTACATAGCATTGCTTTATCGGTGTATTTGTCTGAGCAATTATATTTGTAGCATTATAAGATACGAACAGCGAAAATGTGATTATAGTGAATGTTATTAATTATTCGAGATACATGTACGAGAAGCTATTTCTCTTAAGCGTATCTTTGTATATAACTTTGTGCGCTAGAGAATGTAACGATTGTACAATTCGGTTATAGGATAAGAAGTAGTGGATCCATACGACGAACATTAGAATAACATAACAAGGAGAAAAGATGcgaaatttgtttaaaaatatttcattgttaCAATCTTTCTCTGCGATTTTCAACGAAAACAGGACAAAATAATTTTTGGCAGGGAATCTGTTATAATTATTGGTTTAGTTAAGCGTGACTCTGGTATGTGTGCGCAGTACAAGTATCTTCGATGTTTATCAGCTATCGTCGAACTCTATTTTATACGCGATCGTGTAAGTTACGTTGGTATTCGAAGGTACGTTGCGTATACAAATGAAAAACATTACTTCCACGATGTTATGCATATATATCAAGATAGTAAATATCAGATTTGTCTCAGGATTTTATCTGatcgttttattataaaattcgacAAGAACGTTGAGTAGAATTCTAAAGACGTGATATTCGAAGTTCTAGTCAACTAATATACGATTATGGGGGAAAAAATAATCACCATTCGATATTTACAGATGAAACGAtaaaagtataatttataatgaTTAAGAATCATAATCATATTGTCATGTAATTTTTCTGGTTTCATCTTGTTCGTATACCCTATCCGTTTCTAGCGATAATTCGACGTTTCCTTTACTCGAAACAAAGACAATTATTTCAGAATTTTAGAGGATCAAACTGTCAACACGTGGTATAGACAAAGATTAGTGGGAAACCCTCATTCAAATGTCTTTTGTAAATTTATGGGCGGAGTACCTACTAAACTGGGAGATATCCGAAAATTTTGCCTTCTTTTTAGCATATCTTtactatattattaatttaacatATTATTTTCAACGTGTATTTTTATTCTACTCGAACAAAGTATatgatatgatatataac of the Bombus affinis isolate iyBomAffi1 chromosome 6, iyBomAffi1.2, whole genome shotgun sequence genome contains:
- the LOC126917048 gene encoding muskelin; this translates as MASNESSNFQKVLEFKIYKCSSFSSSYVPENILVDKPSDQTSRWSSDIDTYPQFLILKLRFPSIVKTITFGKYEKTHVCNVKKFKIYGSLEPQNMMELLENGLKNDSISETFDLKHVLGNEENYFPVRYIKIVPLQSWGPSFNFSIWHVQLTGTDDVNILKPSIEWFSAYRQKEVIRLCMKHFRKLEQSEIVETLQRVTGVPLEDPTLTRLYDLLVKKGDHLQAECFISNAVMMGLLNDYINAQTYRAVWTKLSFNDGKPGMRGGHQMVLDPTAELLYLFGGWDGNQDLSDLWVYNVASNRWTIICKDTEAVGGPSARSCHKMCLDPDRRQLFTLGKYLDAEYRTPENLKSDFFVYDIESNKWTQISEDTFAVGGPQLIFDHQMSMDVEKRTIYIFGGRVLVSPTCSDDHVMMSSSTEPIFSGLYSYHVPTGTWNKLACDIARPCPNAPTIRSRAGHSMLFHSGLRRLYIFAGQRGKEDLSDFFTYEVDTNHIEHIFNDFGSKDSNHVPAAGFTQRATIDPELGEIYVLSGLSKDKGKRFDSVQNSFWVYSIKNNKWSCIYRNDNVGEKYWSKMQDYEPCPRYAHQLVYDHVKKVHFLFGGNPGRSCLPNLRLNDFWQLKLCRPSHEQILKRCKLLIRKHKFKELAMNNSVEALEYLQTKVSEIIDHNDVEQTKEFQLLTSLLFREQNSLLGEATNSNSSDAVLGNLINMDTSSLCYSTTRDIHSLRTELYDKLTEFFPESSTQPRANLIDLLPL